From a region of the Helianthus annuus cultivar XRQ/B chromosome 5, HanXRQr2.0-SUNRISE, whole genome shotgun sequence genome:
- the LOC110939577 gene encoding protein phosphatase 1 regulatory inhibitor subunit PPP1R8 homolog, with amino-acid sequence MYGRTGLQRFKKAQTLEPFAVATATTTTTTTQPLSKLHSHSDQKHQVSHKPENKDVPQVQITQVGGGQSSWQPPDWAIEPRPGVYYLDVLKDGEVLDRIHLDKRRHIFGRQLHTCDFVLDHQSVSRQHAAVVPHKNGSVYVIDLGSAHGTFVANERLTKDSPVELEVGQSLRFAASTRVYILKKDDAALFPPPPLPNLPPPPDPSDEEAMLAYNTFVNRYNQSARSSFVGGNHERPLKRSKKARVAFRDQVGGELVEVVGVSDGADVETEPGPIGVKEGSSLVGKYESLVQTTVIPRGGKETKEVGVSPKGVTDKLQQVLNRVKAPPPTKGGIYDDLYGESLVSSKVSSSWAYSPAKDDQSKSPGAITLRPESKVDDNDSDDDLFG; translated from the exons ATGTATGGCAGAACAGGTCTTCAACGGTTCAAAAAGGCACAGACTTTAGAACCTTTTGCGGTAGCaactgctactactactactactaccacACAGCCCCTTTCTAAGTTACATTCCCATTCTGATCAGAAGCACCAAGTTTCTCATAAACCTGAAAACAAGGATGTTCCACAAGTACAAATAACCCAAGTTGGAGGTGGACAGTCTAGTTGGCAGCCTCCCGATTGGGCTATCGAGCCCCGCCCTGGCGTTTACTATCTTGATGTTTTGAAGGATGGTGAGGTTCTTGACAGGATTCATCTTGATAAGCGAAGGCACATCTTTGGGAGGCAGCTTCATACATGCGATTTCGTACTTGATCATCAATCAGTCTCACGCCAACATGCTGCTGTTGTTCCTCATAAGAATGGAAG TGTTTATGTGATTGATCTAGGATCTGCACATGGCACCTTTGTTGCAAATGAGAGATTGACCAAGGATTCTCCCGTTGAGCTTGAGGTTGGACAATCTTTGCGCTTTGCAGCTTCAACCAGGGTTTATATCTTGAAGAAGGACGATGCAGCCCTGTTCCCTCCTCCTCCTTTGCCAAATCTGCCTCCACCCCCCGACCCATCAGATGAAGAGGCCATGTTAGCTTATAACACATTTGTAAACCGTTACAATCAATCTGCTAGGAGCTCTTTTGTGGGTGGAAATCATGAAAGACCTTTGAAGAGAAGTAAGAAGGCAAGAGTGGCATTCAGAGATCAAGTCGGTGGAGAGCTGGTTGAAGTTGTTGGTGTGTCTGACGGTGCGGATGTAGAAACAGAACCCGGTCCAATTGGTGTGAAAGAAGGTAGCAGTCTTGTTGGCAAGTATGAATCACTTGTACAAACGACAGTAATACCTAGAGGAGGGAAAGAAACAAAGGAAGTTGGTGTTTCTCCAAAAGGCGTGACTGATAAACTACAACAAGTCCTAAACAGAGTTAAAGCTCCTCCTCCTACAAAAGGTGGAATTTATGATGACCTCTACGGAGAATCATTGGTATCGAGCAAAGTGTCTTCTTCCTGGGCGTATTCTCCAGCTAAAGATGATCAAAGCAAGTCTCCTGGTGCTATAACTTTAAGACCAGAAAGTAAGGTTGACGAtaatgatagtgatgatgatttGTTTGGTTAG
- the LOC110939528 gene encoding putative pentatricopeptide repeat-containing protein At3g11460, mitochondrial, translating to MVGSGLIAMYGNSGHLDYARQVFDQISERNIMVWTAMMRAYGMHGNPHKALTLFSNFLEGGFQPDGVVFLCLLSTCSHAGLVSKGSEIFKQMEVYGVGRGHEHYACMVDLMEAVEFVKSMPVLPSKDVYGALLGACRMHNNIELAEVVAQKLFILDPNSGGRYVTLAKIYGDG from the coding sequence ATGGTGGGAAGCGGTCTTATCGCTATGTATGGCAACTCTGGACACTTGGACTATGCACGCCAGGTGTTCGATCAAATATCTGAAAGAAATATTATGGTATGGACCGCTATGATGAGGGCGTATGGCATGCATGGGAACCCACACAAAGCGCTTACTCTTTTCTCAAACTTTTTGGAGGGCGGGTTCCAGCCCGATGGGGTTGTGTTTTTATGCTTGCTATCAACGTGTAGTCATGCAGGGTTAGTTTCGAAAGGCAGTGAGATTTTCAAACAAATGGAAGTTTATGGTGTGGGGAGAGGTCATGAACATTACGCTTGTATGGTTGATCTGATGGAAGCGGTTGAGTTTGTGAAATCGATGCCTGTGTTACCTAGCAAGGATGTGTATGGCGCTCTTCTTGGTGCGTGTAGAATGCATAATAATATTGAACTTGCTGAAGTTGTTGCACAGAAGTTGTTTATTTTAGATCCAAATAGTGGTGGCCGGTATGTAACTTTGGCTAAGATATATGGGGACGGTTGA
- the LOC110939574 gene encoding uncharacterized protein LOC110939574 isoform X4, with amino-acid sequence MHLSLTSTLLRDNVRQRYNHHQIQGFRQAIRAPPEGHQATALNTTPLSNLPPSTQPQPSRRLSLGDYVSSRRDIFCMLCDNQHPTTTREKASTCVTQLLSAYRSTHWQPPECNELRCHMKPTLVESTDATKKLIVKVGSQLFNRLWVLLFGHIRTYFTRE; translated from the exons ATGCATCTGTCCCTCACCAGCACTCTTCTACGAGATAACGTACGCCAGCGATACAACCACCACCAAATTCAAGGCTTTCGTCAGGCAATTAGGGCTCCACCAG AAGGGCATCAAGCAACCGCGCTAAACACTACTCCACTCTCAAACTTGCCGCCCTCGACACAACCACAACCAAGTCGAAGGCTTTCATTAGGCGATTACGTCTCCAGCAG AAGAgatatattttgtatgttgtgcGATAATCAACATCCCACCACAACGCGCGAGAAGGCGTCAACTTGTGTAACGCAGTTACTAAG CGCTTACAGATCAACACACTGGCAGCCACCCGAGTGTAATGAACTCCGTTGCCATATGAAGCCAACTTTGGTTGAATCAACAGATGCAACCAAAAAGCTTATTGTCAAAGTGGGAAGCCAACTTTTCAATAGATTATG GGTACTCCTTTTTGGCCACATTCGTACTTACTTTACACGTGAATAA
- the LOC110939574 gene encoding uncharacterized protein LOC110939574 isoform X3, translating into MHLSLTSTLLRDNVRQRYNHHQIQGFRQAIRAPPEGHQATALNTTPLSNLPPSTQPQPSRRLSLGDYVSSRDIFCMLCDNQHPTTTREKASTCVTQLLSLSAYRSTHWQPPECNELRCHMKPTLVESTDATKKLIVKVGSQLFNRLWVLLFGHIRTYFTRE; encoded by the exons ATGCATCTGTCCCTCACCAGCACTCTTCTACGAGATAACGTACGCCAGCGATACAACCACCACCAAATTCAAGGCTTTCGTCAGGCAATTAGGGCTCCACCAG AAGGGCATCAAGCAACCGCGCTAAACACTACTCCACTCTCAAACTTGCCGCCCTCGACACAACCACAACCAAGTCGAAGGCTTTCATTAGGCGATTACGTCTCCAGCAG AgatatattttgtatgttgtgcGATAATCAACATCCCACCACAACGCGCGAGAAGGCGTCAACTTGTGTAACGCAGTTACTAAG CCTCAGCGCTTACAGATCAACACACTGGCAGCCACCCGAGTGTAATGAACTCCGTTGCCATATGAAGCCAACTTTGGTTGAATCAACAGATGCAACCAAAAAGCTTATTGTCAAAGTGGGAAGCCAACTTTTCAATAGATTATG GGTACTCCTTTTTGGCCACATTCGTACTTACTTTACACGTGAATAA
- the LOC110939574 gene encoding uncharacterized protein LOC110939574 isoform X6, translating to MHLSLTSTLLRDNVRQRYNHHQIQGFRQAIRAPPEGHQATALNTTPLSNLPPSTQPQPSRRLSLGDYVSSRRDIFCMLCDNQHPTTTREKASTCVTQLLRSTHWQPPECNELRCHMKPTLVESTDATKKLIVKVGSQLFNRLWVLLFGHIRTYFTRE from the exons ATGCATCTGTCCCTCACCAGCACTCTTCTACGAGATAACGTACGCCAGCGATACAACCACCACCAAATTCAAGGCTTTCGTCAGGCAATTAGGGCTCCACCAG AAGGGCATCAAGCAACCGCGCTAAACACTACTCCACTCTCAAACTTGCCGCCCTCGACACAACCACAACCAAGTCGAAGGCTTTCATTAGGCGATTACGTCTCCAGCAG AAGAgatatattttgtatgttgtgcGATAATCAACATCCCACCACAACGCGCGAGAAGGCGTCAACTTGTGTAACGCAGTTACTAAG ATCAACACACTGGCAGCCACCCGAGTGTAATGAACTCCGTTGCCATATGAAGCCAACTTTGGTTGAATCAACAGATGCAACCAAAAAGCTTATTGTCAAAGTGGGAAGCCAACTTTTCAATAGATTATG GGTACTCCTTTTTGGCCACATTCGTACTTACTTTACACGTGAATAA
- the LOC110939574 gene encoding uncharacterized protein LOC110939574 isoform X5, with product MHLSLTSTLLRDNVRQRYNHHQIQGFRQAIRAPPEGHQATALNTTPLSNLPPSTQPQPSRRLSLGDYVSSRDIFCMLCDNQHPTTTREKASTCVTQLLSAYRSTHWQPPECNELRCHMKPTLVESTDATKKLIVKVGSQLFNRLWVLLFGHIRTYFTRE from the exons ATGCATCTGTCCCTCACCAGCACTCTTCTACGAGATAACGTACGCCAGCGATACAACCACCACCAAATTCAAGGCTTTCGTCAGGCAATTAGGGCTCCACCAG AAGGGCATCAAGCAACCGCGCTAAACACTACTCCACTCTCAAACTTGCCGCCCTCGACACAACCACAACCAAGTCGAAGGCTTTCATTAGGCGATTACGTCTCCAGCAG AgatatattttgtatgttgtgcGATAATCAACATCCCACCACAACGCGCGAGAAGGCGTCAACTTGTGTAACGCAGTTACTAAG CGCTTACAGATCAACACACTGGCAGCCACCCGAGTGTAATGAACTCCGTTGCCATATGAAGCCAACTTTGGTTGAATCAACAGATGCAACCAAAAAGCTTATTGTCAAAGTGGGAAGCCAACTTTTCAATAGATTATG GGTACTCCTTTTTGGCCACATTCGTACTTACTTTACACGTGAATAA
- the LOC110939574 gene encoding uncharacterized protein LOC110939574 isoform X1, which translates to MHLSLTSTLLRDNVRQRYNHHQIQGFRQAIRAPPEGHQATALNTTPLSNLPPSTQPQPSRRLSLGDYVSSRRDIFCMLCDNQHPTTTREKASTCVTQLLSLSAYRSTHWQPPECNELRCHMKPTLVESTDATKKLIVKVGSQLFNRLWVLLFGHIRTYFTRE; encoded by the exons ATGCATCTGTCCCTCACCAGCACTCTTCTACGAGATAACGTACGCCAGCGATACAACCACCACCAAATTCAAGGCTTTCGTCAGGCAATTAGGGCTCCACCAG AAGGGCATCAAGCAACCGCGCTAAACACTACTCCACTCTCAAACTTGCCGCCCTCGACACAACCACAACCAAGTCGAAGGCTTTCATTAGGCGATTACGTCTCCAGCAG AAGAgatatattttgtatgttgtgcGATAATCAACATCCCACCACAACGCGCGAGAAGGCGTCAACTTGTGTAACGCAGTTACTAAG CCTCAGCGCTTACAGATCAACACACTGGCAGCCACCCGAGTGTAATGAACTCCGTTGCCATATGAAGCCAACTTTGGTTGAATCAACAGATGCAACCAAAAAGCTTATTGTCAAAGTGGGAAGCCAACTTTTCAATAGATTATG GGTACTCCTTTTTGGCCACATTCGTACTTACTTTACACGTGAATAA
- the LOC110939574 gene encoding uncharacterized protein LOC110939574 isoform X2, translated as MHLSLTSTLLRDNVRQRYNHHQIQGFRQAIRAPPGHQATALNTTPLSNLPPSTQPQPSRRLSLGDYVSSRRDIFCMLCDNQHPTTTREKASTCVTQLLSLSAYRSTHWQPPECNELRCHMKPTLVESTDATKKLIVKVGSQLFNRLWVLLFGHIRTYFTRE; from the exons ATGCATCTGTCCCTCACCAGCACTCTTCTACGAGATAACGTACGCCAGCGATACAACCACCACCAAATTCAAGGCTTTCGTCAGGCAATTAGGGCTCCACCAG GGCATCAAGCAACCGCGCTAAACACTACTCCACTCTCAAACTTGCCGCCCTCGACACAACCACAACCAAGTCGAAGGCTTTCATTAGGCGATTACGTCTCCAGCAG AAGAgatatattttgtatgttgtgcGATAATCAACATCCCACCACAACGCGCGAGAAGGCGTCAACTTGTGTAACGCAGTTACTAAG CCTCAGCGCTTACAGATCAACACACTGGCAGCCACCCGAGTGTAATGAACTCCGTTGCCATATGAAGCCAACTTTGGTTGAATCAACAGATGCAACCAAAAAGCTTATTGTCAAAGTGGGAAGCCAACTTTTCAATAGATTATG GGTACTCCTTTTTGGCCACATTCGTACTTACTTTACACGTGAATAA
- the LOC110939574 gene encoding uncharacterized protein LOC110939574 isoform X7, with the protein MHLSLTSTLLRDNVRQRYNHHQIQGFRQAIRAPPEGHQATALNTTPLSNLPPSTQPQPSRRLSLGDYVSSRDIFCMLCDNQHPTTTREKASTCVTQLLRSTHWQPPECNELRCHMKPTLVESTDATKKLIVKVGSQLFNRLWVLLFGHIRTYFTRE; encoded by the exons ATGCATCTGTCCCTCACCAGCACTCTTCTACGAGATAACGTACGCCAGCGATACAACCACCACCAAATTCAAGGCTTTCGTCAGGCAATTAGGGCTCCACCAG AAGGGCATCAAGCAACCGCGCTAAACACTACTCCACTCTCAAACTTGCCGCCCTCGACACAACCACAACCAAGTCGAAGGCTTTCATTAGGCGATTACGTCTCCAGCAG AgatatattttgtatgttgtgcGATAATCAACATCCCACCACAACGCGCGAGAAGGCGTCAACTTGTGTAACGCAGTTACTAAG ATCAACACACTGGCAGCCACCCGAGTGTAATGAACTCCGTTGCCATATGAAGCCAACTTTGGTTGAATCAACAGATGCAACCAAAAAGCTTATTGTCAAAGTGGGAAGCCAACTTTTCAATAGATTATG GGTACTCCTTTTTGGCCACATTCGTACTTACTTTACACGTGAATAA